The Procambarus clarkii isolate CNS0578487 chromosome 56, FALCON_Pclarkii_2.0, whole genome shotgun sequence genome includes a region encoding these proteins:
- the LOC123770799 gene encoding cuticle protein CP1876 — translation MILTPRRSQATPHDIMRFLVIASVVFGLAHGQGFPRDTPEVQAARDAFVREYNRLAELAALAPDIHIYEQRPLTQVPAHLQHLSQQPRPAAPIPPAFNAYSFSASLGGSQQFVPGPNTFPSSPGHQAGHLAGHQAGHQAPVHRPAPVHRFSASPDQPAPWTGPLADDVPAGVSGRTQDTPNVAAAKAAHFRAHATALGIRV, via the exons ATGATTCTCACTCCCCGGCGCTCACAGGCAACACCACACGACATCATGCGTTTTCTA GTTATCGCGAGTGTAGTCTTCGGTCTCGCCCACGGCCAAGGATTTCCTCGCGACACGCCCGAAGTACAGGCGGCGCGCGACGCCTTCGTCAGGGAATACAACCGCCTGGCGGAGCTGGCGGCTCTGGCCCCCGACATCCACATCTACGAGCAGCGGCCACTGACGCAGGTGCCCGCCCACCTGCAACACCTGTCCCAACAGCCCCGCCCCGCTGCCCCCATACCCCCCGCCTTCAACGCCTACTCCTTCTCCGCTAGCCTGGGCGGCAGCCAGCAGTTCGTGCCCGGCCCCAacaccttcccctcctcccctggACACCAGGCTGGACACCTCGCTGGACACCAGGCTGGACACCAAGCACCTGTCCATCGGCCAGCCCCAGTACACCGCTTCTCCGCTTCCCCCGATCAGCCAGCCCCCTGGACGGGGCCGCTTGCGGACGACGTCCCCGCTGGCGTCAGCGGCAGGACACAGGACACCCCTAATGTGGCCGCCGCAAAGGCCGCCCATTTCCGCGCCCACGCCACCGCCCTGGGCATCAGGGTGTGA